The following proteins come from a genomic window of Labeo rohita strain BAU-BD-2019 chromosome 25, IGBB_LRoh.1.0, whole genome shotgun sequence:
- the LOC127156932 gene encoding GPI-linked NAD(P)(+)--arginine ADP-ribosyltransferase 1: MLMIIEALFFISAALEQDHRAAAEGPIYPFNMALNSVDDQYDGCTKEMAHLVMTEYLEKELNNSAEFQMAWQEAKNNASAPEDDLTENHSIAIYVYTDKDVYREFNKAVRSEKDKYQNMTFPWYSLHFLLTEAIQILKKTQKGCKSTYRGTHVRFDKDVLNTEVRFGSFTSSSLNRTVAEDFGNAFCFEIYTCEGAEVTHYSKFPDEDEVLIPPYETFKVTGVINRTDENDLWCDTVFTLESSGKISDLNCKLFNSGNHVVGFNVLLILTLFCEVFTC; this comes from the exons ATGCTGATGATCATTGAAgctctttttttcatttcagctgCTCTAGAACAG GATCATAGAGCTGCTGCTGAAGGACCGATCTATCCATTCAACATGGCCTTAAATTCTGTTGATGACCAGTATGATGGCTGTACAAAGGAAATGGCACACCTTGTGATGACAGAATACCTAGAGAAGGAGCTCAATAACTCAGCTGAATTTCAAATGGCTTGGCAAGAAGCTAAAAACAATGCTTCGGCACCAGAAGACGACTTGACAGAGAACCATTCAATCGCTATTTACGTGTACACTGACAAGGACGTATATCGTGAGTTCAATAAAGCAGTTCGTAGTGAAAAAGACAAATACCAAAACATGACATTCCCATGGTATTCACTTCACTTTTTGTTAACTGAGGCGATACAGATTCTGAAGAAAACCCAAAAAGGTTGTAAGTCGACTTATCGTGGTACACATGTTAGATTTGATAAGGATGTTCTGAACACAGAAGTTCGTTTCGGCTCATTTACGTCCTCGTCTCTTAATCGTACAGTAGCAGAGGATTTCGGAAATGCGTTTTGTTTCGAAATCTACACTTGTGAAGGTGCTGAGGTGACACATTATTCTAAGTTTCCTGATGAGGACGAGGTGCTGATTCCTCCGTACGAGACGTTTAAAGTCACTGGTGTAATCAACAGAACAGATGAGAATGATCTCTGGTGTGACACTGTGTTCACGCTGGAAAGCTCTGGAAAAATCAGTGACCTGAACTGTAAGTTGTTTAACAGTGGAAACCATGTTGtgggttttaatgttttactcattttaacattattttgcGAAGTGTTTACCTGCTAA